AGCACGCGAATGCCACGGCGACGCAGATCATCGGCGAGTTGAGGCGTCTGAAACGGAGCATTGGCTGCTGGAACCACAGACTTCACGCGCAGGGCTGAAGCGATCTCGGTGGTGATTAGCCCGGAAATAGAGCAGGGGAGCAGCAGATCCAGTTTCAGCTCCCACCACGGGCAGTCGAGTGGCAGGGGGGTCGCACCGACGAAGCCGGCGCGTTCCCGGTGGACATCCACGGTGAACACCGTCCAGCCATGGTCAACAAGATCCCGGGCCACGGTGCCGCCGACCGCACCGCAGCCATGCACGAGGGCTCGGCCAGGGCTGGCGTCCTTCAGCGCTTGTTCCAGCACAGCTTCCACGGCGCCGAGGGTGCCGTGGGCGGTGGCGGCACTGGCGTCCACCGGGCTGCCGACCGCTGCCAGCACGTGGGGGGTGAGCGCCGTCAGGCGTTCCATGTCCTCCAGGCTGGTGTTGAGATCGCAGCCTGTGATCATGGCGCCATCAAGCGACTCCAGCAGCTCGGCGGTGACGCTGATCAACTCATCCTTCACGGCAGCGGGTTCAGCGGCCCGGGCCACGATCTTGCCTCCGGCGAAACCGGTGCCGTAAAGATCGTGTTTGTGGGTCATCAACCCTGCCAGCCGCTGTCCGTCGGCGATGCAGGCCTCATCGCTGGGGTAGTTAAGAAGGCGCAGGCCCCCGTTGGCGGGTCGCTTGGCATCGGTGTCTTCCGCCACTACAAACACCGAGAGGTGGTCGGAGACGTGTTCCGCCAGCACCGACACCGTCGGCGCTGCTGTCTTGCCACTGCTCATCAGGCCACCTTCTCCATCATTTGGTGGTGTTCGACGTAATCCAGACTCCATTCGCTGGGAGCGTCGGCGATGCGCTGCTGCAGGCGCTTGAACACGGTGTCTGCTGCGGCCTCGCCAGCGGCACCGGCAAAGCTGTGGCGGCTCCAGCTGCGGATCGTCGCCATCAACCCAGCGGCGAAAGCGTCCGTGTCACCGTTTTCGTTCCAGCGGCGGCGGTAGGGGCATTTCACGTAAACCGTGCGCTCATCCACAAGGCGCAGACCATTGCGGTAGGGCGCCGAGCTGGTGTCCTTCAAGGGAGCCATGAACTCCTCAGGGGATTTGTAGAAGTTCAGAACTGTTCCGTTGCGGTACTGCTCCTCGCTGATCAGGCCTTCGTCCGCCATGCCACGCCAAATCTGGTGCAGCTGGTCATGCACGTTGCGGGTTTCGCCGCCGTTATGGCCGAGATAAAGGCCCGCTTCGTCACGGGAGAGGTTCACGGTCAGTAGTCGGCCGCCCACCTTCAGCTCGCGGCTGCGCAGCTCAAGGATGTGGGTCCAATCCTGCATCGCCTGGGTGGTGAAGCGCTGGAGCGCGTCGGCATCACCGGAGGCCAGCACATGGGTGTGGCTGTCGAGGGGGCCAGGGGAGGTGCTCAGCCAATGCATGGCCGTGGCGGAGAAGCCGAAGCTCACGCTGTTCGGCGCTACAGAGGGCTCGTAGAAGCTGCGGGCACTCACCAAAACGGTTGGCTTCGGATCGCGGGGGATCTGCAGGGCCAGGTTGTTGGCCAACGCAATGTTGTCGTTGCTTGGCAGGTCGTTGCCGATCAGCGTCAGGTGGGCCTTGGGCTGGTTGGCATGCAGGCGATCCAGCACCTGATTCCAGAGCCCGACTGCGGTG
This region of Synechococcus sp. NOUM97013 genomic DNA includes:
- a CDS encoding SAM-dependent methyltransferase encodes the protein MAIAMTTGYSAQTEGALLCIEAASDWALTCVNQLAVTDSHVLIDYGAADGGTAVGLWNQVLDRLHANQPKAHLTLIGNDLPSNDNIALANNLALQIPRDPKPTVLVSARSFYEPSVAPNSVSFGFSATAMHWLSTSPGPLDSHTHVLASGDADALQRFTTQAMQDWTHILELRSRELKVGGRLLTVNLSRDEAGLYLGHNGGETRNVHDQLHQIWRGMADEGLISEEQYRNGTVLNFYKSPEEFMAPLKDTSSAPYRNGLRLVDERTVYVKCPYRRRWNENGDTDAFAAGLMATIRSWSRHSFAGAAGEAAADTVFKRLQQRIADAPSEWSLDYVEHHQMMEKVA
- a CDS encoding Glu/Leu/Phe/Val dehydrogenase dimerization domain-containing protein — encoded protein: MSSGKTAAPTVSVLAEHVSDHLSVFVVAEDTDAKRPANGGLRLLNYPSDEACIADGQRLAGLMTHKHDLYGTGFAGGKIVARAAEPAAVKDELISVTAELLESLDGAMITGCDLNTSLEDMERLTALTPHVLAAVGSPVDASAATAHGTLGAVEAVLEQALKDASPGRALVHGCGAVGGTVARDLVDHGWTVFTVDVHRERAGFVGATPLPLDCPWWELKLDLLLPCSISGLITTEIASALRVKSVVPAANAPFQTPQLADDLRRRGIRVLPDPLVNAGAVIADSIERFSPEAWKHAGAEDVYAFVRSEVRQRASDYLNQREQGLSVGAALEEVAAERERKPIGLSFGDGQ